The genomic segment GGCCAAAGGCATCGTGATCGAGGCCCGCGACAGGGACGATCTCCCGGTGCAAATGCGCGCGCGCGGCAAGCGTCTTGGCGTGGCTCTCGATCGCAAAGGCCTCTTGACGACTGCGGGAAATGTCGAGCCTTACGGCTAGGTCATGGGCCGAGGCGATCATGTCCGGATCGCGATCAGCCCAGGGCGTGAACGGCGGGCGCTGATATTCGACCGCTTCTTCATCGTCACGCAGCGGCCGACGCAGGCGCAGCGGCGAGCGGCTGAAACTTTCAACGCCGCCGCACAGGATCACATCTGCGGTGCCTGCCAGAATGCGCTCGGAGGCGGCAATGATGGCATCGAGTCCGGCGCAACATTGCGTGTCGATGGTCTGCGCCGGAACGCGCTGCGGCAGGCCCGCCGCCAAGCCGACGACGCGGGCCGGATTGCCACCGCCATAGAGCGCATTACCAAGGATGATCTCGTCGACGCTGTCAGGCGCGATGCCTGTCTCTTCAAGGATAGCGCCGATCAGCGGCGCGGCGAGATCGTGGACGCCAAGTGCCGCGAAGGCGCCGTGGCGCGGCGCCACCGCCGTGCGCTTGGCCGCGACAATCCAAGCGGTCCTTGCCCCGGTCACGGCAGCCGCTCCAAAACGCCACTGTCGAGCCGGCGCTTCAACTCGGCGAAATCTGTTTTCCCGGAACGGGTCATCGGCCAATCCGCGGTTTGATAGACGTGGCGCGGGATCATGGTCAGAGGCAGGCTCTCCCGGCAATGGGCGATCAGAGCGCTAGCCGAAACGGGGGCGTCCGTCTTGACGATGGCCACGAGCCGCAAGCCGCGCACCGCATCAGGCTCACCCAGAACGGCGGCGGCAGTTACATCGGGATGGCGCGCCAGCACGGCTTCAACGCCTTCGGGACTGATGTTCTTGCCCGACGAGATGATCATCCGGTCGGCGCGGCCAACCAGATGCAGAAAACCCTTGGTGTCGAGAAAACCGACATCACCGACGGAGATGGCGTCGCCATGGCGCCGCAGGAGCGTTTCGCCCTGCGGCGCATAGCTCATAAAAACCATCGGGCTGGCGACGTAAACAAGCCCGGTCTCGCCGGCGGCAAGCGCCTTTCCATCGCCATCGCGAATGCTGAGCGTAACGGAGCTAAAAGCGCGGCCAACGGAGGTTTCCGGCGCGCCTTCGCTTTGCTTGCGCACGGCGATGAAGCTCAACTCGGACGCGCCGTAGAATTCAGCAATCTCGGCCTGCGGAAAAGCCTGGCGCAGCAGGGCGTGATCATCAGCACCGAGCTTGGCGCCCGACGAGAGAATCACGCGCAGCCCCAGTTGCACACCCGATGCCAAGGCGCTTTCCGCCATCAGACGAAGCTGCGAGGGCACACCATAGAGGATCGTCGCGCCATGGTCCTGGCCCTGGCGGATGGCGCGGTCTGGCCGAAAGGCACGGGACATCAACAGTGTTGCGCCGACATGCACCGCATGGGCGGCCGCATAGAGAAACAGCGAATGGGTCATCGTGCCTGGCGCCAGCAGGACATCATCGGCGGTGACGCCAAACTCTTCCTGTTCGACGGCGAAACTTTCGAGCCAGGAGCGATGATGGCGGCGATAGCCTTTCGGCAGGCCGGTCGAGCCGGAGGTGAAGCCGACATAGAAGGGGGCGAGATCGCTGACATCGCGTGGCGACGCCAGGACATCGTCGGTCTTGGAAAAGGCAGCCATCAGATCATCGACGTTCGGATGGTCCGAGGGCACGTGCATAAGATGCGGATGGATCAGGCGTTGGCCGCTGATCAAGAGATCGGGACGCGCCCGATCGACGATCGACTGGCCCATGGGGGCGGGCCAGTCCGGATCCAGAATCTGCGCCTCGCGGCCGGTGGCGATGGTGGCCAGAAACAACGGTATGAAGCCGGGGCAATTCCGCAGTTGAAGGGCGACGGATTGTCCGCGCGGCACAGCCGCATCGATGCGATGCGCCAATTGATCGCGTTGCTTTAGAAGTTGCGACCAAGTGATCTCCGTCGCATCACAGACGACC from the Beijerinckia sp. 28-YEA-48 genome contains:
- a CDS encoding AMP-binding protein, encoding MIIGSTIANHAAQRPSGLAVVCDATEITWSQLLKQRDQLAHRIDAAVPRGQSVALQLRNCPGFIPLFLATIATGREAQILDPDWPAPMGQSIVDRARPDLLISGQRLIHPHLMHVPSDHPNVDDLMAAFSKTDDVLASPRDVSDLAPFYVGFTSGSTGLPKGYRRHHRSWLESFAVEQEEFGVTADDVLLAPGTMTHSLFLYAAAHAVHVGATLLMSRAFRPDRAIRQGQDHGATILYGVPSQLRLMAESALASGVQLGLRVILSSGAKLGADDHALLRQAFPQAEIAEFYGASELSFIAVRKQSEGAPETSVGRAFSSVTLSIRDGDGKALAAGETGLVYVASPMVFMSYAPQGETLLRRHGDAISVGDVGFLDTKGFLHLVGRADRMIISSGKNISPEGVEAVLARHPDVTAAAVLGEPDAVRGLRLVAIVKTDAPVSASALIAHCRESLPLTMIPRHVYQTADWPMTRSGKTDFAELKRRLDSGVLERLP
- a CDS encoding thiolase family protein, producing the protein MTGARTAWIVAAKRTAVAPRHGAFAALGVHDLAAPLIGAILEETGIAPDSVDEIILGNALYGGGNPARVVGLAAGLPQRVPAQTIDTQCCAGLDAIIAASERILAGTADVILCGGVESFSRSPLRLRRPLRDDEEAVEYQRPPFTPWADRDPDMIASAHDLAVRLDISRSRQEAFAIESHAKTLAARAHLHREIVPVAGLDHDAFGRRLSEKTCARLPALAGAGAHALTAATIAVEADAAAVLAVVSDAALKKLKGASAVRIVAAKRVAGDPVLPGLMSTEAAKAVLAQVQTTADAISAVEIMEAFAAQALGTVDALRFDSSRINRGGGALSRGHPIGASGGILAVRLFHELQREEAGARGLATIAAAGGLGSALIVEKA